The Campylobacter sp. MG1 genomic sequence TACTATTTTTGTAAGAGATTTAGCTGATATGGAAGTAATTAATACAATTTATAAATGTTTCTTCCCACGCAGTGCTATTGCTAGAGCTGTTAATTATTTTCCAGCTAGAACTGTAGTTAAAGTTTCTTCTTTGCCACATAATGCAAGGGTTGCAGTAGAAGTTAGTGTAGCACATGGTGATGGAACTCCACCGCAATTAATAGAAGATCGCCATGGTATAGTAATTATTGCAAAAAATAATGCAAAAGCACCAAAATGTGCTCTATCAAGTCAAAGTGTAGCATTCTCACATTATAATCATTTAAGTGCTCAATTACCATTAAATGAAAATGGTGATGTAGTTGGAAAAGATACAGCAGCACAAGTAGCTCAAGTTTTTGCAAATATTAAAGCTATTGTAGAAAATTGCGGACACAAAATGAACGAATTAGTAAAAGTTAATGCTTATTTAGCAAATATTGAAGATGAAAGTGTATTTAATGCTGAATTTGAAAAAGTATTTGGTAATGGTGTTAAACCTGCGTTAAGACTTGTTGGTGTTGGTGAATTAGCAAAAGGCGCGAAAGTTATGGCTGATGCAATTTTATCAAATCCTGAAGGAACACCACCAGCTAAATAATTATTTTTATGCCTGAATATATCAGGCATAAAGTTTCTAAATATTATACAAATTATTATATACTTAAATTCACGGCAAGGTTTGCCAGTACAAATAAGGAAAAAATATGCTACTAATTACTTTTTAAAAAAAATTAAAATCATATCAAAGCAAGCAAAAATATATTTTTAGGATTAAATTATGAAAAAATTATTATTAACATTATTAGTAACGCTTCAGGCGTTTTCGTTTACTGTATTTTTTGATGCTGGTGGTGCACCTGGTGATTCTTATGCAACAGTTGTTAGTAATGGTGCTAAATTAGCAGCAAAAGATTTAGGGATAGAACTTAAAATTTATCATTCAGATTGGGATCCAAATAAAATGGTTGTAAATTTTCAAAGTGCATTAGCACAAAATCCTGATGGTATCGTAATTATGGGTCATCCTGGAGATAAACTTTATGCTCCACTTGTAAAAAAAGCTATTGAACAAGGTGTGGCGGTTAGTTCATTGGATACAAAATTACCTGAAATTTATAAAGAAAATTATTCAAAAGGTTTTGGCTATGTAGGAACTGATAATTATTTAGCAGGTGTTGCTATGGCTAATGAAATTTTAAGAGTTTATAAATTAAAAGAAAATGATGAGATATTTTTATGGGGATTAAAAAGTCAGCCTATTAGAGGTCTTAGAGCCCAAGCAATTACTGAAATTTTAGAAAAAGCTAAAGTAAAAATTACTTATGTAGAAATTTCGCCTGAAGTAAATAAAGACCCAAGTTTAGGACAAAATATATTCCAATCAGTTTTATTAAAAAATCCAAATATTAAATTAGCTATTATAGACCATGGTGCTTTAACAGCTGCTACTCCTAAATTTATGAAAAATTTAAAAATAGACCCGAAAGATTTAACAGTAGTTGGGTTCTCTTTAAGTCCAGCTACTATGCAAGGTATTGAAGATGGATATTTAGCACTAATAGCTGATGGACAGCCTTTTGTGCAAGGATATTTAAGTGTATGGCAAGTTTATTTTGCTAAAAAATTTGGTTTTAGTGGATTTAATATAGACACAAGTGGTGGCTTTATTACAAAAGATAATATTGATTTTATAAAACCTTTAGTAAAAGATGGAATTAGATAATTTAATTAGTCTTAAGAATGCTAGTTTTAAAATAAATAATGAATTTATTTTAAAATCTATCTCGCTTAATTTAAATAGAGGCGAGATAGTATCACTCTTAGGAGATAATGGCGCTGGAAAATCTACGCTTTTTAAATGTCTTTGTGGATTAAATAAATTTAGTGATGGTGAATATTATATAAAAAATAATTTAATTAATTTAAAAAAGTATGATTTAAATTATACGAAAAAATTAGGACTTGAATGTGTTTTTCAAGAGTATAGTCTTTGCATTGAACAGCCTATTTATA encodes the following:
- a CDS encoding substrate-binding domain-containing protein; the encoded protein is MKKLLLTLLVTLQAFSFTVFFDAGGAPGDSYATVVSNGAKLAAKDLGIELKIYHSDWDPNKMVVNFQSALAQNPDGIVIMGHPGDKLYAPLVKKAIEQGVAVSSLDTKLPEIYKENYSKGFGYVGTDNYLAGVAMANEILRVYKLKENDEIFLWGLKSQPIRGLRAQAITEILEKAKVKITYVEISPEVNKDPSLGQNIFQSVLLKNPNIKLAIIDHGALTAATPKFMKNLKIDPKDLTVVGFSLSPATMQGIEDGYLALIADGQPFVQGYLSVWQVYFAKKFGFSGFNIDTSGGFITKDNIDFIKPLVKDGIR